A window of Lysobacterales bacterium genomic DNA:
GCCTCGGCCACCGCCCAGCCCTGCGTGCGATAGGCGCTGCGCGCGACCGCGAAGCCCTTGGCCAGCAGCCAGCGGTCGAAGTCGTCCTGCAGCAGCGGAAAGCTGCGCGGCGTGCCGCTCGGCTCGTAGCCGTGCAGGTAGAGCACCAGCTCGCCATTCCAGTCGGCGGGCACTTCGAAGCGATAGGCCGCACCGCCCAAGGTGCCGGTCGCCTCGCCCGGAATCGACAGATTGCCGGCCGGCAAAGGCGTCGGCTCGGGGGCAGCGGCGGGGCGGCGATCGCCGCCTGCCGCGCAGGCCGCAAGGCCCAGAACCGCGAGGCCCAGCAGCAGCCGCGAAAGCCGGCGACCGGTGCCGGCAAAAAGTCGATGCTCGAAGGGCTGAGGCATGAAGGCTCCGGGCGCGGGGAAATGGTGGTGCATCGTCAGCCAACGGCGGCGCTTTCGCCAGCCCTGAACGATCAGGCGAGCGAACACCGAGGAGGACAGGACCGCCTGCGCTCGGCCTCAGCGGCCGGCCACGCCGTGGCGCCAGGCCCAGACGGCGGCCTGGGTGCGGTCAGCCAGCTGCAGCTTGCCGAGCAGATTGCCGACGTGGGTCTTGACCGTGGCTTCGCCGATCTGCAGACGCTCGGCAATCGCCGTATTCGACAGACCGTCCGCCAAGAGCAGCAGCACGTCGCGCTCGCGCGCGCTGAGCCCGGCGAGCGGCGAAGGCAGATCCGCATCGACGCGTGCACCGGGCGTCGCAGACCCTGCGCACAGCTGCGGCAGCGCCGCGGCCAGCCGGGGGTGCAGCACGCGCTCGTCGCGAGCCACGCGCCAGAGGCTGTCCAGCAGCTCATCGCCGCCGATCTCCTTCAGCTGATAGCCCAGTGCCCCGGCCTCGAAGGCGGGCGCTACGTCGTCACTTGCCAGATTCGAGGTCAGCACCAGCACCCGCGTCTGCGGGCTGGCGCTGCGGATGCCGCGCGTGGCGGCCAGCCCGCCGCCGTCCGGCATCACCCAATCCACCACCGCCACGTCCGGACGATGGCGCGCGGCCTGTTCCACTGCCGAGGCGGCGCCCGCGGCCTCGGCGCAGACCACGATGTCAGGCTGCAGCTCCAGATAGGCGCGCAGACCCTGTCGGACCACGGCGTGGTCATCCACCAGCAGAACCTTCAGCATCGCTCGCCTCTCACGCCGCGCCTCCATGGAGACGAAGGCGCGTGCCCTCGCCTGGCCGACTGTCGATCTCGAGCCGGGCGCCGATTCCGCGGGCGCGGGCCTGCATGCTGTCCAGCCCCATGCCACGCCCTTCGCCGATCACGAAGCCGCGACCGTTGTCCTCGATGCGC
This region includes:
- a CDS encoding response regulator transcription factor — its product is MLKVLLVDDHAVVRQGLRAYLELQPDIVVCAEAAGAASAVEQAARHRPDVAVVDWVMPDGGGLAATRGIRSASPQTRVLVLTSNLASDDVAPAFEAGALGYQLKEIGGDELLDSLWRVARDERVLHPRLAAALPQLCAGSATPGARVDADLPSPLAGLSARERDVLLLLADGLSNTAIAERLQIGEATVKTHVGNLLGKLQLADRTQAAVWAWRHGVAGR